In a genomic window of Phragmites australis chromosome 14, lpPhrAust1.1, whole genome shotgun sequence:
- the LOC133891517 gene encoding ubiquitin-related modifier 1 homolog gives MHLTLEFGGGLELLLENSVKVHKVDVEPKHGEGKVAMRGLLSWVKSNLIKERPEMFVKGDSVRPGVLVLINDCDWELCGGLDAELEEKDVVVFISTLHGG, from the exons ATGCACCTCACCCTCGAATTCGG GGGCGGGCTGGAGTTGCTCCTGGAGAATTCCGTCAAGGTTCACAAGGTGGACGTCGAGCCCAAGCACGGCGAAGGCAAGGTGGCGATGAGAGGGTTGCTTTCTTGGGTCAAGTCCAATTTGATCAAGGAGCGGCCGGAGATGTTCGTCAAGGGCGACTCTGT GAGGCCTGGGGTTCTCGTCCTCATAAATGACTGCGATTGGGAGCTCTGTGGTGGCCTTGATGCGGAGTTGGAAGAAAAGGATGTGGTGGTTTTCATCTCCACACTACATGGTGGTTAG
- the LOC133890084 gene encoding uncharacterized protein LOC133890084, with amino-acid sequence MAGSSSTGFPWTPATIAIALNASLQVVREGNDDPLKENNIIQAVAKLHARPICSRLTAPLQCVTTEDLRALLYHRRQMYLRVRELADHPSVIGFSMRQRTIVMSPDQYASHIQAFPEDKQLINKEISHFLTMYMLFGGGVMPGLRRRRRQSANQRGTEATSTNHPDNDEDEDDDDFMPPMPRCSNRNTGESSRNTARGRSHTTSRCHTTDREIGRGTTSEKPQDDDDDDDFMPQRPRPPRLPSPEDTDDPENDDGFARTHFYNFPEPPRRRQPSYPDSFDHRTWNSYANLRRHFPSP; translated from the exons atggcgggatcctctagtacaggctttccatggacacctgcaacgatcgctatagcacttaatgcctccttacaggttgtgcgtgaaggaaacgatgatccgttaaaggagaacaacataatccaagccgtggcgaaattgcatgcaagacccataTGTTCTAGGTTAACCGCGCCACTCCAATGtgtaaccaccgaggaccttagggccctcttgtatcaccggcgtcaaatgtatctgagggtccgcgaactggccgaccatccttctgtgataggtttctctatgaggcaaagaacgatagtaatgtcgccagaccagtatgcatcccatattcag GCTTTCCCGGAAGACaaacagttgatcaacaaagaaatctcacacttcttgacgatgtatatgctcttcggcgggggtgtgatgcctggtttgcgtagaagacgacgacagtcagcgaatcaaaggggtacagaggcgacctctacgaatcatccagataatgacgaggacgaagacgatgacgatttcatgccccccATGCCTAGATGTTCGAACAGAAATACAGGAGAAAGTtctaggaacactgcaagaggacgttcacacacaacatcgagatgccatacaactgatagggaaataggacgtggtaccacctcggagaaacctcaagatgatgacgacgacgacgatttcatgccacaacgaccccgccctccgaggcttccatctccggaggacaccgatgaccctgaaaatgatgatggatttgctcgtactcatttttacaacttcccagaaccacctcggagacgacaaccatcttacccggaTAGCTTTGACCATCGCACCTGGAATTCTTacgctaatttgcgtcgccactttccttcgccctaa
- the LOC133890086 gene encoding uncharacterized protein LOC133890086 — protein MHTQADQPFGEPSRSSSQRDRNPLREYMRTRGSRFLNAIRGLGGCALQWRGYDQHAMDPSRASHSRRSSHSRRSSSAREEPVRSESRHTSSASARHVSCSGAEAEECTQPPAPEQVTLGSLAPPATMTPPAAASTHQEDVVDYTQQTPCWSDPNAFDWGAAMHATATFTDLLGGQSSHDLNEPGSSHWYQHGEPSAHWTPSEHVLGPSTLPHEDPSAWYMQSRVSGAGYTFGGVPTGQADDDEDDQGHARQGPAQAAGMRATHPPDAYTPGDCVRHRRR, from the coding sequence atgcatacgcaAGCGGATCAACCTTTTGGGGAACCAAGCAGGTCATCATCGCAGAGGGATCGTAACCCTCTCCGGGAGTACATGAGGACAAGAGGATCCCGCTTCCTAaacgctatacgtggtctaggtgggtgTGCCCTGCAATGGAGGGGGTACGACCAACATGCCATGGACCcgtctcgtgcctcccacagcaggcggtcctcccacagcaggcggtcATCCAGTGCTCGTGAGGAACCCGTCCGGTCAGAATCACGACATACATCTTCAGCTTCGGCGCGTCATGTCTCATGTTCCGgtgctgaggccgaggagtgcacgcagcctcctgcgcccgagcaggttacgctgggttcactagcacctccggctacgatgacacctccggctgcagcatctactcatcaggaggacgtcgttgactacacgcagcagaccccttgctggagcgACCCTAATGCTTTTGACTGGGGTGCTGCAATGCATGCGACCGCCACCTTCACTGATCTACTCGGCGGACAGTCCTCCCATGATCTCAATGAACCTGGAAGTTCACATTGGTACCAGCatggcgagccttcggcacactggactccatcggagcacgttctagggccgtccacacttccgcacgaggatccttcggcatggtacatgcagaGCCGAGTAAGCGGggcgggatacacgttcggtggggttcccacagggcaggcagatgatgatgaagacgaccaagggcacgcaaggcaggggcctgcgcaggctgctgggatgagagccacacacccgccagacgcttacacgccTGGAGATTGTGTGAGGCATCGTCGCCGTTGA